In Synechococcus sp. Nb3U1, one DNA window encodes the following:
- a CDS encoding alpha-2-macroglobulin family protein, whose product MLRRWLVALVMFLGLGLAVLLSEQPTGSLVGSVELPAGSPPGGVQVIASGPVSRSLRLTESGSYQLDRLPLGQYQVTVQGAGLETLRSEVAAQVREGATARIPTLQPRLLPPSLNLYSTSQVFTSAEKVQLQMRATSLRSVQVQLYRFSLKDVQGSPLLGDLANSGYGSLNPALQPLLRQERIRSWQQPLRQEPEGWITQTLDLGILPPGAYWVEAEGQESLDTFSSLPRSDHWFLVSDLGLIQKKTTTELVVQAVHLRELRPLAGIQLRVIPWEWEEDPLTATTDADGLARFTLPVKDNPSVMIYAQGSDPNLQSLSISHAYGWNQGERLYTYTDRPLYRPGQTVYFRALVRDQTTLTPPPVGSRVSLSITAPNGDPLSEQTLTTSAFGSVHGKFQLPEETPLGSYGLDWQVLGSEGSSREYTSFQVEAYRKPEFEVTVLPSHPWLVRGGSLTVQTEAEYLFGGPVANAQLHYRVYSSPDWSLRYGLLPRSEAEDFFASDIGEEEGYYGGYGRLVAEGDSFTDAKGRAEFRLHRLLQDLNWQEDSYWGSQEVQQLRIEVEVTDISRRVVTGSARAWVTAAHFALFSEADRHLPAPGESVTYRLQARDYNGKPVSTTGEMSLERWRWDPRSSTYQRQNTLLRQTFRVADGEGSVTVNLPTDLEPGDYRVRFTAQDPQRYPVQDISYLWVVQPGSPLQSWGSTQSLEVIPDRQVYQVGEEAQLLIVSPVPNVSVLVGIEGSRLHQVQVLQLQGHTATLTLPLTGDYRPNIYATATVIGPERQLYQNETILRVSPLDRFLQVELQTDKPSYQPGETAQIQIRTRDAQGQPVSAEVSLGIVDSAIYLLRPDRTPDIRRFFYGRLYNQVTTTTSFPQQYPGGADKLANQIRQDFQDTAAWFPALVTDANGLAQVQVRWPDNLTTWRLTARAATPDTQVGSALSSVLVSKDLLVRLVTPRFFRVGDRLTLAAIVQNRTDQAQRVEVRLEVPGNLQLQGDPRQRLTVAAQGAERVEWPVQVLGAGDTTVRVWAEGSTLQDALQLQIPSQPFGALHRFSQSGQLQGANTLNLRLEWPPTWVAGSRNARLELASSPLADLLGPLDYLVEFPYGCTEQTLSRFLPALAVNQATQQLGLSLGSQTLERLPKVLRAGLQRLEGSQNFDGGWGWWAYDTSNPYLTSYILQGYHLAQAAGYVPSRVSGTESLDWQVQRGLTYLTEQLAQAQALSPDMQAFVAYGLALWDPWLLEPVVPANSSPSLLTAPLEQLSTFGLAYRGLSAIQLGQTSLAQAALEQALQRYQADPQGRWFIPQANARTVQERSSYQDMEVAGPLLQLATQLQDPRASEIATAILQQRQNNRWSTTKATADALLGLTAYYQAQLRQTPGPGEILVLNGATESPVGRWQPSAENLRQTIELGEADVENLRNLRLEKSGSGPLYYSLTGEAFTPTPEGPQSQGFTVTRSYFRLQPQRQSNGQILYRERPLPAGDSVQTGEMLLGRLTVAAEQDSHYVLIEDPLPSGAEITSQDPRLLTGSTPEYWWNWFWTHQENREDRVAFFSTFLEQGSHEFVYLFRPEIPGQFQVSPAVAEEMYDPSRYGQSASASLSVVP is encoded by the coding sequence ATGCTGCGGCGATGGTTGGTGGCCCTGGTGATGTTCCTGGGGTTGGGCTTGGCGGTTTTGCTCTCGGAACAACCGACGGGATCCCTGGTGGGCAGCGTAGAACTACCGGCGGGATCCCCTCCAGGGGGGGTACAGGTAATTGCTTCTGGCCCAGTCAGTCGCAGCCTCCGTCTGACGGAAAGCGGATCGTATCAGCTAGATCGATTGCCCCTCGGCCAATACCAAGTAACTGTGCAAGGGGCGGGTTTGGAAACGTTGCGCAGTGAAGTGGCAGCTCAAGTGCGAGAAGGGGCAACAGCGCGGATCCCGACCCTACAGCCTCGACTTTTGCCCCCCAGCCTCAATCTCTACAGCACCAGCCAGGTCTTTACCTCCGCAGAAAAAGTCCAACTTCAGATGCGGGCCACCAGCTTGCGCTCCGTACAGGTTCAGCTCTATCGCTTTTCTCTGAAGGATGTGCAGGGATCGCCGCTGTTGGGTGATTTAGCCAACTCGGGTTATGGCTCCCTAAACCCTGCTCTACAGCCTCTTTTGCGGCAAGAACGGATCCGCAGCTGGCAGCAACCTCTCCGGCAGGAGCCCGAAGGATGGATCACCCAAACCCTGGATTTAGGGATCCTACCCCCTGGCGCCTACTGGGTAGAAGCCGAGGGACAGGAGAGCCTCGATACGTTCAGTTCCCTACCCCGTTCCGACCATTGGTTTTTGGTCAGTGACCTGGGATTAATCCAAAAGAAAACCACCACCGAACTTGTGGTGCAAGCGGTTCATTTACGGGAGTTGCGGCCTCTGGCCGGGATCCAATTGCGAGTTATCCCGTGGGAATGGGAAGAGGATCCCTTGACGGCCACCACTGATGCGGATGGGTTGGCCAGATTCACGTTGCCTGTAAAAGACAACCCTTCGGTGATGATCTATGCACAGGGATCCGACCCTAACCTGCAATCGTTGTCCATCAGCCATGCCTATGGCTGGAACCAGGGCGAGCGCCTTTACACCTACACCGACCGCCCCCTCTACCGGCCTGGCCAAACGGTCTATTTCCGAGCCCTAGTCCGGGATCAAACCACCCTCACCCCTCCCCCCGTCGGTAGTCGCGTCAGCCTCTCTATTACTGCCCCCAATGGGGATCCCCTCAGCGAGCAGACCTTGACCACCAGCGCCTTTGGTAGCGTTCACGGGAAATTTCAATTGCCGGAAGAAACTCCGTTAGGCAGTTATGGCCTCGATTGGCAAGTCTTGGGCTCGGAGGGGAGCAGCCGCGAATACACCTCCTTTCAGGTGGAAGCCTACCGCAAGCCCGAGTTTGAAGTGACGGTTTTGCCTTCCCACCCTTGGTTGGTACGGGGGGGATCCCTGACGGTACAGACCGAGGCAGAGTATCTATTTGGCGGGCCCGTGGCCAATGCTCAGCTGCACTACCGGGTTTACAGCAGCCCCGATTGGAGCCTGCGCTACGGCTTGTTGCCCCGCTCTGAGGCCGAAGACTTTTTTGCCAGCGACATCGGAGAGGAGGAAGGGTACTACGGTGGTTACGGTCGGCTAGTAGCCGAAGGGGACAGCTTCACCGATGCCAAGGGTAGAGCTGAATTTCGTCTCCACCGGCTTTTACAAGATCTGAACTGGCAGGAAGACAGCTACTGGGGCAGCCAGGAGGTGCAACAGCTGCGCATCGAGGTGGAGGTAACGGATATTAGCCGCCGTGTCGTCACGGGATCCGCTCGCGCCTGGGTAACTGCCGCCCATTTTGCCCTTTTTTCGGAAGCGGATCGCCACCTGCCCGCCCCCGGAGAATCAGTTACCTATCGCTTGCAAGCCCGTGATTACAATGGTAAACCGGTGAGCACCACCGGGGAAATGAGCCTGGAACGCTGGCGTTGGGATCCCCGCAGCAGCACTTACCAACGGCAGAACACCCTACTGCGACAGACCTTTCGGGTTGCCGATGGAGAAGGCAGCGTCACGGTCAACTTGCCCACCGACCTAGAACCCGGAGACTATCGGGTGCGATTTACGGCACAAGATCCCCAACGGTATCCGGTGCAAGACATCTCCTACCTCTGGGTGGTACAGCCAGGTAGCCCGCTACAGAGTTGGGGATCCACCCAAAGCCTGGAGGTGATCCCGGATCGGCAGGTGTATCAGGTGGGAGAAGAAGCCCAACTGTTGATCGTCTCGCCGGTGCCAAATGTATCTGTTTTGGTGGGCATTGAGGGATCCCGATTGCATCAGGTGCAGGTGCTGCAATTACAGGGGCATACCGCCACCCTCACCCTACCGCTCACAGGCGACTATCGCCCCAACATCTACGCCACCGCTACCGTCATCGGCCCCGAACGGCAGCTGTACCAAAACGAAACCATTCTGCGGGTATCCCCGCTGGATCGCTTCTTGCAGGTGGAGTTACAAACAGACAAACCCAGCTATCAACCCGGGGAAACTGCCCAGATCCAAATCCGCACCCGCGATGCCCAAGGCCAGCCCGTCAGCGCTGAAGTCAGCCTGGGCATTGTGGACAGCGCCATCTACCTCCTCAGGCCGGATCGCACCCCGGATATTCGCCGCTTCTTTTACGGACGCCTCTACAACCAGGTCACCACCACCACCTCTTTTCCGCAGCAATACCCCGGCGGGGCCGATAAACTGGCCAATCAGATCCGGCAGGACTTCCAAGACACCGCCGCTTGGTTCCCCGCTCTGGTCACAGATGCCAACGGTCTTGCCCAAGTGCAGGTGCGCTGGCCGGACAACCTCACCACCTGGCGCCTCACCGCCCGTGCCGCCACCCCCGACACCCAAGTCGGATCCGCCCTCAGCAGCGTCTTGGTCAGCAAAGATCTGTTGGTTCGCCTCGTCACCCCCCGCTTTTTCCGAGTGGGTGATCGCCTCACCTTGGCAGCCATCGTGCAAAACCGTACCGACCAAGCGCAACGGGTGGAGGTACGACTGGAAGTGCCGGGAAACTTGCAGCTCCAGGGCGATCCTCGCCAACGGCTCACAGTCGCCGCCCAGGGAGCAGAACGGGTGGAATGGCCAGTGCAGGTGCTAGGGGCCGGAGACACCACGGTGCGGGTCTGGGCGGAGGGGAGCACCCTCCAAGATGCGCTACAACTGCAGATCCCCAGCCAGCCCTTCGGGGCCTTGCACCGGTTCTCCCAATCAGGACAACTTCAAGGAGCGAATACCCTCAATTTGCGTCTGGAGTGGCCGCCCACCTGGGTAGCCGGATCCCGCAATGCTCGTCTAGAATTGGCCTCCAGCCCGCTGGCTGACCTACTGGGGCCGCTGGATTACCTGGTAGAGTTCCCCTACGGCTGTACCGAACAAACCCTGAGCCGCTTTTTGCCTGCCCTTGCCGTCAACCAAGCCACCCAGCAATTGGGCCTCAGCCTGGGTTCTCAAACCCTGGAGCGGTTGCCGAAGGTTTTACGGGCGGGGTTGCAGCGCCTAGAGGGATCCCAAAACTTCGATGGCGGTTGGGGCTGGTGGGCCTACGATACCAGCAATCCCTACCTGACCAGCTACATCTTGCAGGGGTATCATCTCGCCCAGGCCGCCGGGTATGTTCCCAGTCGCGTCAGCGGGACGGAGTCCTTAGACTGGCAGGTGCAACGGGGGCTCACCTACCTAACCGAACAACTGGCCCAAGCGCAAGCCCTATCGCCAGATATGCAAGCCTTCGTCGCCTATGGCCTTGCCCTCTGGGATCCCTGGCTACTGGAGCCTGTCGTGCCAGCGAATAGTAGCCCCTCTCTTCTGACAGCCCCTCTAGAGCAGCTCTCCACCTTTGGGCTTGCCTATCGGGGCCTAAGTGCCATCCAACTGGGACAAACCTCTCTGGCCCAGGCTGCGCTGGAGCAAGCTCTGCAACGTTATCAGGCGGATCCTCAGGGCCGCTGGTTCATTCCCCAAGCCAATGCCCGCACTGTTCAGGAGCGCTCCAGCTACCAGGACATGGAGGTAGCGGGGCCTTTGTTACAGTTGGCCACGCAGCTGCAAGATCCCCGTGCTTCAGAAATTGCGACAGCCATTCTCCAGCAGCGTCAAAATAACCGTTGGAGCACCACCAAAGCCACCGCCGATGCCCTGCTCGGCCTCACCGCTTATTACCAGGCCCAGCTCCGGCAAACCCCCGGTCCAGGGGAAATCTTGGTTTTAAATGGAGCAACAGAATCCCCAGTAGGTCGTTGGCAGCCCAGCGCGGAGAATCTTCGCCAGACGATCGAGCTTGGGGAGGCTGACGTGGAGAACCTACGCAACCTCCGCCTGGAAAAATCTGGCTCTGGCCCCCTCTACTACAGCCTGACGGGAGAAGCCTTTACCCCCACTCCTGAAGGGCCGCAAAGCCAGGGTTTCACCGTGACCCGCAGCTACTTCCGCCTGCAACCCCAGCGCCAGTCGAATGGGCAAATTCTTTACCGCGAACGACCCCTACCAGCGGGCGACTCTGTGCAAACAGGAGAAATGCTCTTGGGTCGGCTCACGGTTGCAGCAGAACAGGATAGCCATTACGTGCTGATCGAGGATCCCTTGCCCAGTGGAGCAGAGATTACCTCTCAGGATCCGCGACTGCTCACCGGCTCCACGCCGGAATACTGGTGGAATTGGTTTTGGACCCACCAAGAAAATCGCGAGGATCGGGTCGCCTTCTTCAGCACCTTCCTGGAGCAAGGGAGCCACGAATTTGTCTACCTCTTCCGTCCCGAAATTCCCGGTCAATTCCAAGTTTCACCGGCTGTGGCCGAGGAGATGTACGATCCCAGCCGCTACGGACAGAGCGCCAGCGCCTCCTTGAGTGTGGTTCCCTAA
- a CDS encoding type IV pilus twitching motility protein PilT, producing MQLMIEDLMEAVVQKGGSDIHISVGLPPYFRVNGHLEPTEHDPLSAEEVQRLVFSMLNNTQRKHLEQNWELDCSYGVRGIGRFRVNVYRDRGTYACAMRALAAEIPHIDKLGLPDICKEMARLPRGLVLVTGPTGSGKSTTLASMLDMINRERAEHILTIEDPIEYIYTPIRSIVHQRQLGEDTKSFANALKAAMREDPDVILIGEMRDLETIQLAITAAETGHLCFATVHTSSAAQTVDRLVDVFPPEQQQQIRVQLSNSLRAVFTQTLARRHNPKPGEPGRVLVQEIMIVTPAIANLIREGKTAQIYSAIQTGGKQGMKTLERDLADLYLEGKIDFDTAMSKTSRAEELQRLLGNTAGAPSAAGAAAQQRPAAVAARR from the coding sequence ATGCAATTGATGATCGAAGACTTGATGGAAGCCGTCGTCCAGAAGGGCGGCTCCGACATTCACATTTCGGTGGGTCTGCCCCCCTACTTTCGTGTCAATGGTCACCTGGAACCGACAGAACATGACCCCCTCTCGGCGGAGGAAGTGCAGCGGTTGGTCTTCAGCATGCTCAACAATACCCAGCGCAAGCACCTGGAGCAAAACTGGGAATTGGACTGTTCCTACGGGGTGCGAGGGATAGGCCGTTTTCGGGTCAATGTTTACCGAGATCGCGGCACCTATGCCTGTGCCATGCGCGCCCTCGCCGCGGAGATCCCCCACATCGACAAACTGGGGCTACCGGACATTTGTAAGGAGATGGCTCGTTTGCCACGGGGGTTGGTGCTGGTGACTGGCCCCACCGGCTCCGGTAAATCCACCACCCTGGCCTCGATGCTGGACATGATCAACCGTGAGCGAGCCGAGCACATCCTCACCATTGAAGATCCGATCGAGTACATCTACACCCCCATCCGCAGCATCGTTCACCAACGGCAGTTGGGGGAAGACACCAAGAGTTTTGCCAACGCTCTCAAGGCGGCGATGCGGGAGGATCCCGATGTTATTTTGATCGGGGAAATGCGGGATCTGGAAACCATTCAGTTGGCCATCACCGCTGCCGAGACCGGCCACCTCTGCTTTGCCACCGTTCACACCAGCTCTGCAGCCCAAACCGTTGACCGCTTGGTGGATGTGTTTCCACCCGAGCAACAACAACAGATTCGGGTGCAGTTGTCCAACTCCTTGCGAGCGGTGTTTACCCAAACCTTGGCCCGCCGCCACAACCCCAAACCGGGAGAGCCAGGGCGGGTGCTGGTGCAGGAGATCATGATCGTGACTCCTGCTATCGCCAACCTGATTCGGGAGGGGAAAACCGCCCAGATCTACTCCGCCATTCAAACGGGTGGTAAGCAGGGCATGAAAACCCTAGAGCGGGATCTCGCGGATCTTTACTTGGAGGGCAAGATCGACTTCGATACCGCCATGTCCAAGACTTCTCGTGCCGAAGAACTACAGCGGCTTTTGGGCAATACCGCTGGGGCGCCATCCGCTGCTGGAGCGGCGGCTCAACAACGGCCTGCCGCAGTTGCTGCCCGTCGCTAA
- the chlP gene encoding geranylgeranyl reductase has translation MSLRVAVVGGGPAGSSAAEVLARAGIETYLFERKLDNAKPCGGAIPLCMVSEFGLPPEIIDRKVRKMKMISPSNYEVDINLDNENEYIGMCRREILDGFLRNRAHEKGAELINGKVMHLEIPKNGRDPYVLHYNDFSDGSKQGLPRSLAVDLVIGADGFHSKVAEAIDAGDYNYALAFQERIKIPDDKMAYYEDRAEMYVGDDVSTDFYAWVFPKSNHVAVGTGTMKVNQADIQKLQAGIRARAAERIRGGQVIKVEAHPIPEHPRPRRVVGRAALVGDAAGYVTKSSGEGIYFAAKSGRMCAETIVEVSNNGVHLPSENDLKLYLKRWDRQYGMTYKVLDILQRVFYRSNATREAFVEMCSDKDVQKMTFDSYLYKTVVPMNPWVQLKITAKTLGSLIRGNALAP, from the coding sequence TTGAGCCTGAGAGTTGCTGTCGTGGGAGGCGGGCCAGCCGGATCTTCTGCTGCTGAAGTTCTAGCCCGAGCCGGTATTGAGACCTACTTATTTGAACGCAAGCTGGACAATGCCAAGCCCTGTGGAGGTGCCATCCCCCTCTGCATGGTCTCGGAGTTTGGCCTTCCCCCCGAGATCATCGACCGCAAAGTGCGCAAAATGAAAATGATCTCCCCCTCCAACTACGAAGTGGATATCAATTTGGATAATGAAAACGAATATATCGGCATGTGCCGCCGCGAGATTTTAGATGGCTTCCTGCGCAACCGCGCCCACGAGAAAGGGGCCGAACTGATCAACGGCAAAGTGATGCATCTGGAGATCCCGAAAAATGGCCGGGATCCCTACGTTTTGCACTACAACGATTTTTCCGATGGCTCCAAACAGGGTTTGCCCCGCTCTTTGGCCGTCGATTTGGTGATTGGTGCCGATGGCTTTCACTCCAAAGTAGCGGAAGCCATCGATGCTGGCGACTACAACTACGCCCTGGCCTTTCAGGAGCGCATCAAAATCCCCGATGACAAAATGGCCTACTACGAAGACCGGGCGGAAATGTATGTGGGGGATGACGTTTCCACTGACTTTTATGCTTGGGTATTTCCCAAATCCAATCATGTGGCTGTAGGTACCGGCACCATGAAGGTGAATCAAGCGGATATCCAAAAGCTGCAGGCCGGGATCCGGGCTCGCGCTGCCGAACGGATTCGGGGAGGTCAGGTGATCAAAGTGGAAGCCCATCCGATTCCAGAACATCCGCGCCCACGCCGGGTAGTGGGTCGAGCTGCCTTGGTGGGGGATGCGGCGGGCTACGTCACCAAATCCAGTGGGGAAGGGATCTACTTTGCCGCCAAGTCGGGCCGCATGTGCGCCGAAACCATCGTGGAAGTCTCCAACAATGGAGTACACCTCCCCAGCGAAAACGACCTGAAACTGTATCTCAAGCGTTGGGATCGCCAGTACGGCATGACCTACAAAGTGCTGGACATTTTGCAGCGGGTGTTTTACCGCTCCAATGCCACCCGTGAAGCCTTTGTGGAAATGTGTTCCGACAAAGATGTGCAGAAGATGACCTTTGATAGTTATCTCTACAAAACGGTGGTGCCCATGAACCCTTGGGTGCAATTGAAAATCACGGCCAAAACCTTGGGCAGCCTGATTCGAGGCAATGCTCTAGCACCTTAA
- a CDS encoding GspE/PulE family protein, with protein MNDFPPSLSTRRSTAASKALAIANASITPFGRKLKELGLANDAQIQEIQKAFKGERDGNGKALALIVKDIVGKEITPDLERAYKRQQLFELKVIYGIPSLDLDLDQVEISEITPLIDSILPLDICNRYKFLPIRQEDNQVLVAMVKPDNLQALDDIHRRFRIQGLKLQRRVFTQRDFDTLINRYMDVQADLLAIKGINDVAAIQSEEEVVVNTAEIDLDSIEDIAIDEASEGSLEQQVKSADDAPIIKLANQILIKALQEGVSDIHIEPQEEYLRVRFRKDGVLRQAFEQFPKKIVPALTARFKIISNLNIAERRMPQDGRIRRVFKGRKVDFRVSTLPSRYGEKIVMRILDNSATQLGLDKLITDPETLDSFKEIVKRPFGLILVTGPTGSGKTTSLYSALSEVNDPGINISTAEDPIEYSLPGITQVQVIREKGMDFALILRAFLRQDPDVILVGETRDHETAKTAIEASLTGHLVLTTLHTNDAPGAIARLTEMGIEPFMISSSLLGVLAQRLMRRVCSNCRIPYHPSPEELARYGLTLTGDGEQLTFYKANKLSPKEVEQHKASGKPICEKCGGVGYKGRVGVYEFMRMNDRIAELINKEAPTEVIKEAAVETGMKTLLAYSLMLVKQGHTTLEEVDRVTLTDKGLESELKARAKALNTCRNCGAALHIDWMDCPYCLTPKF; from the coding sequence ATGAATGACTTTCCTCCTTCCTTGAGTACCCGCCGCAGCACCGCTGCCAGCAAAGCCCTGGCCATCGCCAACGCCAGCATCACCCCCTTTGGCCGCAAATTAAAAGAATTAGGCTTGGCCAACGATGCCCAAATTCAAGAAATTCAAAAGGCTTTTAAGGGGGAGCGAGACGGCAACGGCAAAGCTCTTGCTCTGATTGTCAAAGACATTGTTGGCAAGGAGATCACCCCAGATCTTGAGCGCGCTTACAAACGGCAGCAACTGTTTGAGTTGAAGGTGATTTATGGGATCCCTTCCCTCGACTTGGATTTGGATCAGGTGGAAATATCAGAAATTACCCCCCTGATTGATTCGATCTTGCCCCTGGATATTTGTAACCGCTACAAGTTTTTGCCCATCCGCCAGGAAGACAACCAGGTGCTGGTGGCGATGGTGAAGCCAGATAACCTCCAGGCTCTAGACGACATTCACCGTCGTTTCCGCATTCAAGGATTGAAACTGCAGCGGCGAGTGTTCACGCAGCGGGATTTTGATACCTTGATCAACCGCTACATGGATGTCCAGGCAGATCTGCTGGCCATCAAGGGGATCAACGACGTTGCGGCCATTCAGTCAGAAGAAGAGGTCGTTGTCAACACCGCCGAGATCGACCTGGATAGCATCGAAGATATTGCCATCGATGAGGCCAGCGAGGGATCCCTGGAGCAGCAGGTCAAATCTGCCGACGATGCCCCGATCATCAAACTGGCCAACCAAATTCTGATTAAAGCCCTGCAAGAAGGGGTTTCCGACATCCACATCGAGCCTCAAGAAGAGTACCTGCGGGTTCGTTTCCGCAAAGATGGAGTGTTGCGCCAAGCCTTTGAGCAGTTCCCCAAAAAGATTGTTCCCGCCCTCACCGCTCGCTTCAAAATCATCTCCAACCTGAATATTGCCGAGCGGCGTATGCCCCAGGATGGACGGATTCGCCGCGTATTCAAGGGCCGCAAAGTGGACTTCCGGGTCAGCACCCTGCCCTCCCGCTACGGCGAAAAGATCGTGATGCGGATCCTGGACAACTCCGCCACGCAACTGGGCTTAGATAAATTGATTACAGATCCAGAAACCCTTGACAGCTTCAAAGAGATCGTCAAGCGGCCCTTTGGCTTGATCCTGGTCACTGGGCCAACCGGATCTGGAAAAACCACCTCTCTCTATTCGGCTCTATCCGAAGTTAACGATCCGGGCATCAACATCAGCACCGCCGAAGATCCGATTGAATACTCCCTGCCGGGGATCACCCAGGTGCAGGTGATCCGAGAAAAAGGGATGGACTTTGCCCTGATCCTCAGAGCCTTCCTGCGACAGGATCCCGATGTGATTCTGGTGGGGGAAACCCGCGACCACGAAACCGCCAAAACCGCCATCGAAGCCTCTCTGACCGGTCACCTGGTGTTGACGACCCTGCACACCAACGATGCCCCTGGAGCCATCGCCCGTCTCACAGAAATGGGGATCGAGCCCTTTATGATCTCCAGCTCGTTGCTAGGGGTGCTAGCGCAGCGTTTGATGCGCCGGGTTTGCAGCAACTGTCGGATCCCGTACCATCCCAGCCCAGAAGAATTGGCTCGCTACGGCCTCACTTTGACTGGCGATGGCGAACAGCTCACCTTCTACAAAGCCAACAAACTCTCCCCCAAAGAGGTGGAACAGCACAAGGCCTCCGGCAAGCCAATCTGCGAAAAATGTGGGGGAGTGGGCTATAAAGGCCGGGTTGGTGTTTATGAATTCATGCGCATGAACGATCGCATTGCCGAGTTGATCAATAAAGAAGCTCCCACCGAGGTCATTAAAGAAGCGGCGGTGGAAACTGGCATGAAGACTCTGCTGGCCTACAGCTTAATGCTGGTGAAACAGGGCCATACTACTTTAGAGGAAGTCGACCGGGTCACCCTCACCGACAAGGGCTTAGAAAGCGAACTGAAGGCTCGTGCCAAAGCCCTCAATACCTGTCGTAACTGTGGGGCTGCCCTGCACATCGACTGGATGGATTGTCCCTACTGTCTAACGCCGAAGTTTTAG
- a CDS encoding acetolactate synthase large subunit, with protein sequence MNTAELLIRCLENEGVEYIFGLPGEENLEVLQALRHSSIQFITTRHEQGAAFMADVYGRLTGKAGVCLSTLGPGATNLMTGVADANLDGAPLVAITGQVGTDRMHIESHQYLDLVAMFEPVTKWNAQIVRPSITPEIVRKAFKLAQTEKPGAVHIDLPENIAAMEASGIPLGKDRLEKTYASFQSLNEAASLISRAHNPLILAGNGAIRAQASDALTEFATRLNIPVANTFMGKGVIPYTHPLSLWAVGLQQRDLISCGFDKTDLVIAVGYDLIEYSPKKWNPDGSIPIVHIAALRAEIDSSYIPQVEVIGDISDSLLELLRRSDRAGKPDPYGISLRENIHREYLRYAQDQSYPIKPQKLIYDLRQVLRPEDIVISDVGAHKMWMARLYHCDKPNTCLISNGFAAMGIAIPGALAAKLVHPERRIVAVTGDGGFMMNCQELETALRVGTPFVTLIFNDGGYGLIEWKQHNQYGEAAFIKFGNPDFVKLAESMGLKGYRVESTGELIPTLKQALDQPVPSLIDCPVDYSENLYFSQRSQALVCEI encoded by the coding sequence ATGAATACCGCCGAACTCCTAATCCGCTGCCTTGAAAACGAGGGGGTAGAGTACATCTTTGGCCTGCCCGGCGAAGAAAACCTGGAGGTGCTGCAAGCCCTGCGCCACTCCTCCATACAATTCATCACCACCCGCCACGAGCAGGGGGCCGCCTTTATGGCGGATGTCTATGGTCGATTGACGGGCAAAGCGGGGGTATGCCTATCCACCCTAGGGCCGGGCGCGACCAATCTCATGACCGGGGTAGCTGACGCCAACTTAGATGGAGCGCCGCTTGTGGCCATTACCGGACAGGTGGGCACCGATCGCATGCACATCGAGTCCCATCAATACCTGGATTTGGTGGCCATGTTCGAGCCCGTCACCAAGTGGAACGCCCAGATTGTCCGCCCCAGCATCACCCCTGAGATCGTGCGTAAAGCCTTCAAGCTGGCCCAAACCGAAAAACCTGGCGCCGTCCACATCGACCTGCCGGAAAACATCGCCGCCATGGAAGCCAGCGGGATCCCCTTGGGCAAAGATCGCCTCGAGAAAACCTACGCCTCCTTTCAAAGCCTGAACGAAGCCGCCTCCTTGATCTCCCGAGCCCATAACCCCCTGATCCTGGCGGGCAACGGTGCCATTCGTGCCCAAGCCAGCGATGCCCTGACAGAATTTGCCACACGCCTGAATATCCCCGTGGCTAATACCTTCATGGGCAAAGGAGTGATCCCCTATACCCATCCCCTTTCCCTCTGGGCCGTCGGCCTACAACAACGGGATCTAATCAGCTGCGGCTTCGACAAAACCGACCTGGTCATCGCCGTCGGCTACGACCTGATCGAATACTCCCCCAAAAAATGGAACCCCGATGGCAGCATCCCCATTGTCCACATCGCCGCTCTACGAGCGGAAATTGACAGCAGCTACATTCCCCAAGTAGAAGTGATTGGCGATATCTCCGACTCTCTGCTAGAACTGCTGCGCCGCTCCGATCGCGCTGGCAAACCGGATCCCTACGGCATCAGCCTGCGGGAAAACATCCACCGCGAATACCTCCGCTACGCCCAAGATCAGAGCTACCCGATCAAGCCCCAGAAGCTGATCTACGACCTGCGCCAAGTATTGCGGCCAGAGGATATCGTCATTTCGGATGTCGGGGCTCACAAAATGTGGATGGCCCGCCTCTACCACTGCGACAAACCCAATACTTGTCTTATCTCCAACGGTTTTGCCGCCATGGGCATCGCTATTCCAGGGGCCTTGGCCGCCAAGCTGGTGCATCCCGAGCGCCGTATCGTGGCCGTCACAGGGGATGGCGGATTCATGATGAACTGCCAAGAACTGGAAACCGCCCTGAGAGTGGGCACCCCCTTCGTCACCTTGATTTTTAACGATGGCGGCTATGGGCTGATCGAATGGAAGCAGCACAACCAATACGGCGAGGCAGCTTTTATCAAGTTTGGCAATCCAGACTTCGTTAAGCTAGCAGAGAGCATGGGCCTGAAGGGCTACCGAGTCGAATCAACCGGCGAACTGATCCCCACCCTCAAGCAGGCTCTAGATCAACCCGTCCCCAGCCTCATCGACTGCCCCGTCGACTACAGCGAGAATCTCTACTTCAGTCAACGCTCCCAAGCCTTGGTTTGCGAGATTTAA